A single window of Archangium gephyra DNA harbors:
- a CDS encoding DUF1028 domain-containing protein translates to MRSILLLTLLAVPALAAEPAPVPKRPVHTYSIVARDPETGELGVAVQSHWFSVGSTVPWAEAGVGAVATQSFVDPSYGKLGLELMRAGRSAPQSLAGLLAADSASQVRQVGMIDAQGRVVAHTGEKCIVAAGHIVGENFSVQANMMEKDTVWPAMAKAYREAKGDLAERMLAALEAAEAQGGDIRGKQSAALIVVSGKASGRPWADRKFDLRVDDHPAPLKELRRLVTLQRAYNFMNEGDLAIERNDTQAALKAYSEAEALAPGNAEMVFWHAVSLVNVGKVDEAVPLLQKTYKADPRWKELLKRLPKSGLLPEDPKLMTKLLGPTR, encoded by the coding sequence GTGCGTTCCATCCTGCTGCTCACCCTGCTCGCCGTGCCCGCGCTCGCCGCGGAGCCGGCTCCCGTGCCCAAGCGGCCCGTGCACACCTACTCCATCGTCGCGAGGGATCCGGAGACGGGGGAGCTGGGCGTGGCGGTGCAGTCCCACTGGTTCTCGGTGGGCTCGACGGTGCCCTGGGCCGAGGCGGGCGTGGGCGCGGTGGCCACCCAGTCCTTCGTGGATCCGTCCTACGGGAAGCTCGGGCTGGAGCTGATGCGCGCGGGCCGCAGTGCGCCCCAGTCACTGGCGGGGCTGCTGGCGGCGGACTCGGCGAGCCAGGTGCGGCAGGTGGGGATGATCGACGCGCAGGGCCGGGTGGTGGCGCACACGGGGGAGAAGTGCATCGTGGCGGCGGGCCACATCGTGGGGGAGAACTTCTCGGTGCAGGCCAACATGATGGAGAAGGACACGGTGTGGCCGGCGATGGCCAAGGCCTACCGGGAGGCGAAGGGGGACCTGGCCGAGCGGATGCTGGCGGCGCTCGAGGCGGCGGAGGCGCAGGGGGGCGACATCCGGGGCAAGCAGTCGGCGGCGCTCATCGTGGTGTCGGGTAAGGCCTCGGGGCGGCCGTGGGCGGACCGGAAGTTCGACCTGCGGGTGGATGACCACCCGGCCCCGCTCAAGGAGCTGCGCCGGCTGGTGACGCTGCAGCGGGCGTACAACTTCATGAACGAGGGGGACCTGGCCATCGAGCGCAACGACACGCAGGCGGCGCTGAAGGCCTACTCGGAGGCGGAGGCGTTGGCGCCGGGCAACGCGGAGATGGTGTTCTGGCACGCGGTGTCGCTCGTCAACGTGGGGAAGGTGGACGAGGCGGTGCCCCTGCTCCAGAAGACGTACAAGGCGGACCCACGCTGGAAGGAGTTGCTCAAGCGGCTGCCGAAGTCGGGGCTGCTGCCGGAGGACCCGAAGCTGATGACGAAGCTCCTGGGCCCCACGCGCTGA
- a CDS encoding pseudouridine synthase — MNRKPPARRSPPPSSNKHTHPGRWEGKAKPDWIARALARAGVLPQEEAEAAIKAGRVSMNGKVVKQPLAPVLPGAAVRVDGLPVSLEAPTRVLAFHKPAELLTSTVGQHRVGTVYDVLLPQLPQELAGFTWHAVGRLDRGTTGLLLFTNDDKLVTHATSPETHLTKRYVATVFSEADEEKVEPLRHGVQLEDGPARPAKVRLRDAHTVEVTVTEGRNHQVKRMLGAVGLPVRALHREAVGGVELDVPEGSFRLLTDAEVAEGLRYTPGKA; from the coding sequence ATGAACCGCAAGCCCCCCGCCCGCCGCTCCCCGCCTCCCTCCTCCAACAAGCACACCCACCCCGGGCGCTGGGAGGGCAAGGCCAAGCCGGACTGGATCGCCCGCGCGCTCGCGCGGGCCGGGGTGCTGCCCCAGGAGGAGGCCGAGGCCGCCATCAAGGCCGGCCGGGTCTCGATGAACGGGAAGGTGGTGAAGCAGCCCCTCGCCCCCGTCCTGCCTGGAGCCGCCGTGCGCGTGGACGGGTTGCCCGTGTCACTCGAGGCGCCCACCCGCGTCCTCGCCTTCCACAAGCCCGCCGAGCTGCTCACCTCCACGGTGGGCCAGCATCGGGTGGGCACCGTCTATGACGTGCTCCTGCCCCAGTTGCCCCAGGAGCTGGCCGGCTTCACCTGGCACGCGGTGGGGCGGCTGGACCGGGGCACCACCGGGCTGCTCCTCTTCACCAATGACGACAAGCTGGTGACGCACGCGACGTCCCCCGAGACGCACCTCACCAAGCGCTACGTGGCCACCGTCTTCAGCGAGGCGGACGAGGAGAAGGTGGAGCCGCTGCGCCACGGCGTGCAGTTGGAAGACGGCCCCGCCCGGCCCGCGAAGGTGCGGCTGCGCGACGCGCACACCGTGGAGGTCACCGTCACCGAGGGCCGCAACCACCAGGTGAAGCGGATGCTGGGCGCGGTGGGGCTGCCCGTCCGGGCCCTGCACCGCGAGGCCGTGGGCGGCGTGGAGCTGGACGTGCCCGAGGGCTCCTTCCGGCTCCTCACCGACGCCGAGGTCGCCGAGGGCCTCCGCTATACCCCCGGCAAGGCGTGA
- the fusA gene encoding elongation factor G has translation MASQVPIEKVRNIGISAHIDSGKTTLSERILFYTGRIHEIHEVRGKDGVGAKMDSMDLEREKGITIQSAATYAMWGEYNINLIDTPGHVDFTIEVERSLRVLDGAILVLCSVSGVQSQSITVDRQMKRYKVPRIAFVNKMDRAGANYERVAAQLKEKLGHHPVRLQVPIGAEDRFQGLIDLIQMKAFYFDGESGETIREEAIPAEYAEKAKADRLEMIEKVAEVDDTLGELFLADAAINNEQIMAAVRRATIALKMTPVMCGSAYKNKGVQLLLNAICSFLPNPAEITNEALDQKNGEAKVILESNPDKPFVGLAFKLEDGRYGQLTYMRIYQGKVSKGDFIVNQANQKKVKVPRLVRMHSNEMNDINDARAGDIVALFGVECASGDTFTDGTVQYTMTSMFVPDAVISLAVSPKNRDAQANFSKALNRFTKEDPTFRVNRDEESGQTIIRGMGELHLEIYIERMKREYNCEVVAGKPQVAYRETISQKGEFYYTHKKQTGGSGQFARVCGYVEPLPADAVQQYEFVDDIVGGSIPREFIPACDKGFQEAIKKGSLIGFPVVGVRVVINDGAFHAVDSSEQAFKTAAIMGFREGYAAAKPIILEPMMKVEVQAPEDFQGSVVGQINQRRGTILESGTAEGYVTVVAEVPLNTMFGYSTDLRSATQGKGEFTMEFAKYSPVPRNEAEALMAQYKEKQAAEQAARK, from the coding sequence GTGGCCTCCCAAGTTCCCATCGAAAAGGTTCGTAACATCGGTATCTCCGCCCACATCGACTCGGGCAAGACGACGCTCTCCGAGCGCATCCTCTTCTATACCGGCCGCATCCACGAGATCCATGAGGTGCGTGGCAAGGACGGCGTGGGCGCGAAGATGGACTCGATGGATCTGGAGCGTGAGAAGGGCATCACGATCCAGTCTGCCGCCACGTACGCCATGTGGGGCGAGTACAACATCAACCTGATCGACACCCCGGGACACGTTGACTTCACCATCGAGGTGGAGCGCTCCCTGCGCGTGCTCGACGGCGCCATCCTGGTGCTCTGCTCGGTGTCCGGCGTTCAGTCCCAGTCCATCACGGTGGACCGGCAGATGAAGCGCTACAAGGTTCCCCGCATCGCGTTCGTCAACAAGATGGACCGCGCGGGCGCCAACTATGAGCGCGTGGCCGCCCAGCTGAAGGAGAAGCTGGGTCACCACCCCGTGCGCCTCCAGGTTCCGATCGGCGCCGAGGACCGCTTCCAGGGCCTCATCGACCTCATCCAGATGAAGGCGTTCTACTTCGATGGTGAGAGCGGCGAGACCATCCGCGAGGAGGCCATCCCCGCCGAGTACGCCGAGAAGGCCAAGGCCGACCGCCTGGAGATGATCGAGAAGGTCGCCGAGGTGGACGACACCCTGGGCGAGCTCTTCCTGGCTGACGCCGCCATCAACAACGAGCAGATCATGGCCGCGGTCCGCCGCGCCACGATCGCGCTCAAGATGACGCCCGTCATGTGCGGCTCCGCCTACAAGAACAAGGGCGTGCAGCTGCTGCTCAACGCCATCTGCTCGTTCCTGCCCAACCCGGCGGAGATCACCAACGAGGCGCTGGACCAGAAGAACGGCGAGGCGAAGGTCATCCTCGAGTCCAACCCGGACAAGCCCTTCGTCGGTCTGGCGTTCAAGCTGGAAGACGGCCGCTACGGTCAGCTCACCTACATGCGCATCTACCAGGGCAAGGTGAGCAAGGGTGACTTCATCGTCAACCAGGCCAACCAGAAGAAGGTCAAGGTCCCGCGCCTCGTTCGCATGCACTCGAACGAGATGAACGACATCAACGACGCGCGTGCCGGTGACATCGTCGCCCTGTTCGGCGTCGAGTGCGCCTCCGGCGACACGTTCACCGACGGCACCGTGCAGTACACGATGACGTCCATGTTCGTGCCGGACGCCGTCATCTCGCTCGCGGTGAGCCCGAAGAACCGCGACGCCCAGGCCAACTTCTCCAAGGCCCTCAACCGCTTCACCAAGGAAGACCCCACCTTCCGCGTGAACCGGGACGAGGAGTCCGGCCAGACGATCATCCGCGGCATGGGTGAGCTGCACCTGGAGATCTACATCGAGCGCATGAAGCGCGAGTACAACTGCGAGGTGGTCGCCGGTAAGCCGCAGGTGGCCTACCGCGAGACGATCTCCCAGAAGGGCGAGTTCTACTACACGCACAAGAAGCAGACGGGTGGCTCCGGCCAGTTCGCCCGCGTGTGCGGCTACGTGGAGCCCCTGCCGGCCGACGCCGTGCAGCAGTACGAGTTCGTGGACGACATCGTGGGCGGCTCCATCCCCCGCGAGTTCATCCCCGCGTGCGACAAGGGCTTCCAGGAGGCCATCAAGAAGGGCTCGCTCATCGGCTTCCCCGTGGTGGGTGTGCGCGTGGTCATCAACGACGGCGCCTTCCACGCGGTGGACTCGTCCGAGCAGGCGTTCAAGACGGCCGCCATCATGGGCTTCCGCGAGGGCTACGCGGCCGCCAAGCCGATCATCCTCGAGCCGATGATGAAGGTGGAGGTCCAGGCTCCCGAGGACTTCCAGGGCTCCGTCGTCGGTCAGATCAACCAGCGCCGTGGCACCATCCTCGAGTCGGGAACGGCCGAGGGTTACGTGACGGTGGTGGCCGAGGTGCCGCTGAACACCATGTTCGGCTACTCCACGGACCTCCGCTCGGCCACCCAGGGCAAGGGCGAGTTCACCATGGAGTTCGCCAAGTACTCGCCGGTGCCGCGCAACGAGGCCGAGGCCCTGATGGCGCAGTACAAGGAGAAGCAGGCCGCCGAGCAGGCCGCGCGCAAGTAG
- a CDS encoding DEAD/DEAH box helicase, producing MTFEDLKLAEPLQRAVKAEGYTIPTPIQQQAIPHVLEGKDVLGCAQTGTGKTAAFTLPILQRLSVGRPPPPARGRPIRALVLSPTRELAAQIGESIRAYGRFTGITSAVIFGGVGQNAQEQSLKQGVDILVATPGRLLDLMQQGFVSYKSLEVFVLDEADRMLDMGFIHDVKRVIAALPKKRQTLFFSATMPPEIQGLANSILTNPVRVEVAPVATTAETIDQRLYFVEKEQKRGLLVHLLQTDKAIQRVLVFTRTKHGANRVAKQLEAAGIGAEPIHGNKSQNARERALAAFKSGTCRVLVATDIAARGIDIDGITHVINFDLPNVPETYVHRIGRTGRAGAAGIALSFCDSEERAYLKDIERTIRRRVPVMEAQAYRSNLPPPAEGALDAAPARAQQSPRPPQGQFRGERRDGGRRDGNGGGRGRRGGGGGGGGRGANAGGSRGSESARPPRSDRPATQQAQRPSAPAPAAPAAVSQRPRAPKWL from the coding sequence ATGACTTTCGAAGACCTGAAGCTTGCCGAGCCCCTGCAGCGCGCCGTGAAGGCCGAGGGCTACACCATCCCCACGCCCATCCAGCAGCAGGCCATCCCCCACGTGCTGGAGGGCAAGGACGTGCTCGGCTGCGCGCAGACGGGTACCGGCAAGACGGCGGCGTTCACGCTGCCCATCCTCCAGCGGCTCTCCGTGGGCCGCCCGCCGCCGCCCGCCCGCGGCCGCCCCATCCGCGCGCTCGTGCTCAGCCCCACCCGGGAGCTGGCCGCACAGATCGGTGAGAGCATCCGCGCCTACGGGCGCTTCACCGGCATCACCTCCGCCGTCATCTTCGGCGGCGTGGGCCAGAACGCCCAGGAGCAGTCGCTCAAGCAGGGCGTGGACATCCTCGTGGCCACCCCCGGCCGCCTGTTGGACCTGATGCAGCAGGGCTTCGTGTCCTACAAGTCGCTCGAGGTGTTCGTCCTCGACGAGGCGGACCGGATGCTGGACATGGGCTTCATCCATGACGTGAAGCGCGTGATCGCCGCGCTGCCCAAGAAGCGGCAGACGCTCTTCTTCTCGGCCACCATGCCGCCGGAGATCCAGGGGCTGGCCAACAGCATCCTGACCAATCCGGTGCGGGTGGAGGTGGCGCCGGTGGCCACCACCGCGGAGACGATCGACCAGCGCCTGTACTTCGTGGAGAAGGAGCAGAAGCGCGGGCTGCTGGTGCACCTGCTGCAGACGGACAAGGCCATCCAGCGCGTGCTCGTCTTCACGCGCACCAAGCACGGGGCGAACCGCGTGGCCAAGCAGCTGGAGGCCGCGGGCATCGGCGCCGAGCCCATCCACGGCAACAAGAGCCAGAACGCGCGCGAGCGGGCGCTGGCGGCCTTCAAGTCCGGCACCTGCCGGGTGCTGGTGGCCACGGACATCGCCGCGCGGGGCATCGACATCGACGGCATCACCCACGTCATCAACTTCGATCTGCCCAACGTGCCCGAGACGTACGTGCACCGCATCGGCCGCACGGGCCGCGCGGGCGCCGCGGGCATCGCCCTCTCCTTCTGCGACTCCGAGGAGCGCGCGTACCTGAAGGACATCGAGCGCACCATCCGCCGGCGCGTGCCGGTGATGGAGGCGCAGGCGTACCGCTCGAACCTGCCGCCCCCCGCCGAGGGCGCGCTCGATGCGGCACCGGCCCGGGCGCAGCAGAGCCCCCGTCCGCCGCAGGGACAGTTCCGGGGCGAGCGCCGGGACGGCGGACGCCGCGACGGCAACGGCGGTGGACGCGGCCGCCGGGGTGGTGGCGGTGGCGGTGGTGGCCGCGGCGCGAACGCGGGAGGCTCCCGCGGCTCGGAGTCGGCACGTCCGCCTCGGAGCGACCGTCCAGCCACCCAGCAGGCCCAGCGCCCCTCGGCGCCGGCCCCTGCCGCACCGGCCGCCGTTTCCCAGAGGCCTCGCGCGCCCAAGTGGTTGTAA
- a CDS encoding ABC-F family ATP-binding cassette domain-containing protein, with the protein MTLLRAADVQLSFGSRTVFQGLTLTIEEGERVGLVGVNGSGKSSLMKILAGVARADAGELQLRRGARVTYLPQEPEFAPGATVASELSVAQGPLRDALATHAELIRRMESTPADAQGKLMEQLSALSDKIEQLGGWDTEHHAKTLLDRLGVKDWDRPVAELSGGLRKRVAIARALLTRPDMLMLDEPTNHLDADTVDWLEEELDKLPGSLLLVTHDRYFLDGLVDRMVEIQPGEGVVSYPGNYEAYVEQKLVAQENAATAQHKRERWIAQEVAWLRKGPEARRTKSKARIERARKLMEEKGFQRPKVAGLQVMQAPRLGHTVIEAEGVHKSYGERKVLKGVNLMLQRGERVGLVGPNGVGKTTFLRVLLGELPPDSGKVVIGKNTKVAYYDQTRASLDPEQTVYEAASPRGDDWVELGDQRVALRDYLDDLLFPVPMQRMKVKALSGGERNRLLLARLFLEGANVLVLDEPTNDLDIVTLNILEGLLLNFTGSVLLVTHDRYFLDKVATSILAFEGDGKVVRYEGNFAMYRRLKEQAQARAAAAPASTAKKAEPAPTAEPKQARKPGKLSYKEQRELDGMEAAIEAAETRKAELEAQLVDPSVYSSASKAAEVQKELGVTAAEVERLYTRWQELQNLAAGS; encoded by the coding sequence TTGACCCTGCTCCGCGCCGCCGACGTCCAACTGTCCTTCGGCAGCCGTACCGTCTTCCAGGGCCTGACGCTCACCATCGAAGAAGGTGAGCGCGTGGGCCTGGTGGGAGTGAACGGCTCCGGCAAGTCCTCGCTGATGAAGATATTGGCGGGGGTGGCGCGCGCGGACGCGGGGGAGTTGCAGCTGCGCCGGGGCGCTCGCGTCACCTACCTGCCGCAGGAGCCCGAGTTCGCTCCCGGCGCCACGGTGGCCTCGGAGCTGAGCGTGGCCCAGGGTCCCCTCCGGGATGCGCTGGCCACGCACGCCGAGCTCATCCGCCGCATGGAGTCCACCCCCGCCGACGCGCAGGGCAAGCTCATGGAGCAGCTCTCGGCGCTGTCGGACAAGATCGAGCAACTGGGCGGCTGGGACACCGAGCACCACGCGAAGACGTTGCTGGACCGGCTCGGTGTGAAGGACTGGGACCGGCCCGTGGCCGAGCTGTCCGGCGGCCTGCGCAAGCGGGTGGCCATCGCCCGTGCGCTGCTGACGCGGCCGGACATGCTGATGCTGGACGAGCCCACCAACCACCTGGACGCGGACACGGTGGACTGGCTGGAAGAGGAGCTGGACAAGCTTCCCGGCTCGCTGCTGCTGGTGACGCACGACCGCTACTTCCTGGACGGGTTGGTGGATCGGATGGTGGAGATCCAGCCCGGAGAGGGCGTCGTCTCGTACCCGGGCAACTACGAGGCGTACGTGGAGCAGAAGCTGGTGGCGCAGGAGAACGCGGCCACCGCCCAGCACAAGCGCGAGCGCTGGATTGCCCAGGAAGTGGCGTGGCTGCGCAAGGGCCCGGAAGCGCGGCGCACCAAGAGCAAGGCGCGCATCGAGCGGGCGCGCAAGCTGATGGAGGAGAAGGGCTTCCAGCGGCCGAAGGTGGCGGGGCTCCAGGTGATGCAGGCGCCCCGGCTGGGCCACACCGTCATCGAGGCCGAGGGCGTCCACAAGTCCTACGGCGAGCGCAAGGTGCTCAAGGGCGTCAACCTGATGCTCCAGCGCGGCGAGCGCGTGGGCCTCGTGGGGCCCAATGGCGTGGGCAAGACGACCTTCCTGCGCGTGCTGCTCGGCGAGCTGCCTCCGGACTCCGGCAAGGTGGTCATCGGCAAGAACACGAAGGTCGCCTACTACGACCAGACCCGGGCCTCGCTGGATCCGGAGCAGACGGTGTACGAGGCGGCCTCGCCGCGCGGGGACGACTGGGTGGAACTGGGCGACCAGCGCGTGGCGCTGCGCGACTACCTGGATGACCTGCTCTTCCCCGTGCCCATGCAGCGCATGAAGGTGAAGGCGCTGTCGGGTGGCGAGCGCAACCGCCTGCTGCTCGCGCGGCTCTTCCTGGAGGGCGCCAACGTCCTCGTGCTGGACGAGCCGACGAACGACCTGGACATCGTCACGCTGAACATCCTCGAGGGGCTGCTGCTCAACTTCACCGGCAGCGTGCTGCTGGTGACGCACGACCGGTACTTCCTCGACAAGGTGGCCACCTCCATCCTCGCCTTCGAGGGCGACGGCAAGGTGGTGCGCTACGAGGGCAACTTCGCGATGTACCGGCGGCTGAAGGAGCAGGCCCAGGCCCGTGCCGCGGCCGCCCCTGCCTCCACGGCGAAGAAGGCCGAGCCCGCCCCAACGGCCGAGCCGAAGCAGGCTCGCAAGCCGGGCAAGCTCTCGTACAAGGAGCAGCGCGAGCTGGACGGGATGGAGGCGGCCATCGAGGCCGCGGAGACGCGCAAGGCCGAGCTGGAAGCGCAGCTCGTGGATCCCAGCGTCTACTCCAGCGCCTCCAAGGCGGCCGAGGTGCAGAAGGAGCTGGGCGTGACGGCGGCCGAGGTGGAGCGCCTCTATACGCGCTGGCAGGAACTCCAGAACCTGGCCGCCGGTTCCTGA
- a CDS encoding ABC-F family ATP-binding cassette domain-containing protein: MIRLDNIGKQHGQQILFVEASAQLNKGEKVGLVGPNGAGKSTLFRMVVQREHPDEGQVSVDRGVTVGYFDQDVGEMSGQSAVAAVMDGAGPVSEVASELKQLEAAMADPDRMDEMDKLVERFGVVQGRYEELGGYALEGRAREILAGLGFSEEMMDGDVGALSGGWKMRVALARILLMSPDVMLLDEPSNHLDIESLIWLENFLKGFEGALLMTSHDREFMNRIVTKIIEIDGGELTTYTGNYEFYEQQRALNEKHQQAQYERQQAMLAKELKFIERFKARASHAAQVQSRVKKLEKIEKVEPPKRRQTLVFEFQQAPRSGDDVAKLERVVKGYGKRRIYNGLDFLVRRGERWCVMGVNGAGKSTLLKLIAGESKPDDGAVSVGGSVKMGYFAQHAMELLKPDQTVFDSLVDRFPRASQGSLRALAGCFGFSGDEIEKKCKVLSGGEKARLVLAQMLYDPPNFLILDEPTNHLDMATKQMLIAALANYEGTMLFVSHDRHFLGALSNRVLELTPEGIHQYGGGYTEYVARTGHEAPGLRS; this comes from the coding sequence ATGATTCGTCTCGACAACATCGGCAAGCAGCACGGACAGCAGATCCTCTTCGTGGAGGCCTCTGCGCAGCTCAACAAGGGCGAGAAGGTGGGTCTGGTGGGCCCGAACGGAGCGGGCAAATCCACCCTGTTCCGGATGGTGGTCCAGCGGGAGCACCCGGACGAGGGCCAGGTGTCCGTGGATCGCGGCGTCACGGTCGGCTACTTCGACCAGGACGTGGGCGAGATGTCCGGGCAGAGCGCCGTGGCGGCGGTGATGGACGGCGCGGGCCCGGTGTCCGAGGTGGCCTCCGAGCTCAAGCAGCTCGAGGCGGCCATGGCGGACCCGGACCGCATGGACGAGATGGACAAGCTCGTGGAGCGCTTCGGTGTGGTGCAGGGGCGCTACGAGGAGCTGGGCGGCTACGCGCTGGAGGGCCGGGCGCGGGAGATCCTCGCGGGCCTCGGCTTCTCCGAGGAGATGATGGACGGGGACGTGGGCGCCCTGTCGGGCGGATGGAAGATGCGCGTGGCCCTGGCCCGCATCCTCCTGATGAGCCCGGACGTGATGCTGCTGGACGAGCCGAGCAACCACCTCGACATCGAGTCGCTCATCTGGCTGGAGAACTTCCTCAAGGGCTTCGAGGGAGCGCTGCTGATGACGAGCCACGATCGCGAGTTCATGAACCGCATCGTGACGAAGATCATCGAGATCGACGGCGGCGAGCTGACGACGTACACGGGCAACTACGAGTTCTACGAGCAGCAGCGGGCGCTCAACGAGAAGCACCAGCAGGCGCAGTACGAGCGCCAGCAGGCGATGCTCGCCAAGGAGCTGAAGTTCATCGAGCGCTTCAAGGCCCGGGCCTCGCACGCGGCCCAGGTACAGAGCCGGGTGAAGAAGCTGGAGAAGATCGAGAAGGTGGAGCCGCCCAAGCGCCGCCAGACGCTGGTGTTCGAGTTCCAGCAGGCGCCGCGCTCGGGCGACGACGTGGCCAAGCTGGAGCGGGTGGTGAAGGGCTACGGCAAGCGCCGCATCTACAACGGCCTGGACTTCCTCGTGCGGCGCGGCGAGCGCTGGTGCGTGATGGGCGTGAACGGCGCGGGCAAGTCCACCCTGCTCAAGCTGATCGCCGGTGAGTCCAAGCCGGACGACGGCGCGGTGAGCGTGGGCGGCAGCGTGAAGATGGGCTACTTCGCCCAGCACGCCATGGAGCTGCTCAAGCCGGACCAGACGGTGTTCGACTCGCTGGTGGACAGGTTCCCCCGGGCCTCGCAGGGCTCGCTGCGCGCGCTGGCCGGGTGCTTCGGCTTCTCGGGCGATGAGATCGAGAAGAAGTGCAAGGTGCTCTCCGGAGGCGAGAAGGCACGGCTGGTGCTGGCGCAGATGCTGTACGACCCGCCCAACTTCCTGATCCTCGACGAGCCCACCAACCACCTGGACATGGCGACGAAGCAGATGCTCATCGCGGCGCTGGCCAACTACGAGGGCACCATGCTCTTCGTGAGCCACGACCGGCACTTCCTGGGCGCGCTGTCCAACCGGGTGCTGGAGCTGACGCCCGAGGGCATCCACCAGTACGGCGGCGGCTACACGGAGTACGTGGCCCGCACCGGCCACGAGGCCCCCGGCCTGCGCAGCTGA
- a CDS encoding glutathione S-transferase family protein, with protein sequence MLTLHKGPAAFGVSDISPFCLKLETYLRMAGVSYTARAADFGKAPKGKIPFIEEEGSFLGDSQLIIEHLKRKHGDPLDAKLGAAELVQGHLVRRVLEESVYWHIIHERWVTPEGWRIYKPVFEGFFPRVVGKLASPMVRRGVIKASHTQGLGRHRPEEILEMGKADVSAVAAVLGDKPFLLGENPTSFDAALYAFIVSIIAFPLDSPLRKYTQGQQNLVRYCERVQKRYFANGQK encoded by the coding sequence ATGCTCACCCTCCACAAAGGCCCTGCCGCGTTCGGAGTCAGCGACATCAGCCCCTTCTGTCTGAAGCTGGAGACCTATCTCCGGATGGCCGGGGTCTCCTACACGGCAAGGGCGGCCGACTTCGGGAAGGCCCCCAAGGGAAAGATCCCCTTCATCGAGGAGGAGGGCTCCTTCCTGGGTGACTCCCAGCTCATCATCGAGCACCTCAAGCGCAAGCACGGAGACCCGCTCGACGCGAAGCTCGGCGCGGCGGAGCTCGTCCAGGGCCACCTGGTCCGGCGGGTGCTGGAGGAAAGCGTCTACTGGCACATCATCCATGAGCGCTGGGTCACTCCGGAGGGCTGGCGGATCTACAAGCCCGTCTTCGAGGGCTTCTTCCCGCGCGTCGTCGGCAAGCTCGCCTCGCCCATGGTTCGCCGGGGGGTCATCAAGGCGAGCCACACCCAGGGCCTGGGCCGCCACCGGCCAGAGGAGATTTTGGAGATGGGGAAGGCGGACGTCTCCGCGGTGGCGGCGGTGCTCGGCGACAAGCCGTTCCTGCTGGGTGAGAACCCCACCTCGTTCGACGCGGCGCTCTACGCGTTCATCGTGAGCATCATCGCGTTCCCGCTGGACTCACCGCTCCGGAAGTACACCCAGGGGCAGCAGAACCTGGTCCGCTACTGCGAGCGCGTCCAGAAGCGCTACTTCGCGAACGGACAGAAGTAG